A genomic stretch from Serratia entomophila includes:
- a CDS encoding amidohydrolase, with translation MSNNASLIITKGKFHTVDRQNPLAQAVAIKDGKFLAVGSESEVMQHAGPETQIIDLHGHTAVPGLNDSHLHLIRGGLNYNLELRWEGVPSLADALRMLKEQALRTPSPQWVRVVGGWTEFQFAERRMPTLEEINQAAPDTPVFILHLYDRALLNRAALKVVGYTKDTPNPPGGEIQRDANGNPTGMLIAKPNAMILYATLAKGPKLPLEQQVNSTRQFMRELNRLGLTSAIDAGGGFQNYPEDYQVIAELHEKRQLTIRIAYNLFTQRPKQELEDFQLWTDMLKPGQGTDFYRHNGAGEMLVFSAADFEDFLQPRPDLPAGTEDELERVVRHLVEHRWPFRLHATYDESISRMLDVFEKVNRDIPFNGLHWIFDHAETISERNIERVKALGGGIAVQHRMAFQGEYFAERYGLEATKQTPPVAKMLAADLPVGLGTDATRVASYNPWTALYWLVSGRTVGGMAMYDESARLDRETALMLWTQGSAWFSTEQGKKGQIKVGQLADLAVLSQDYFSVPEEQIKGIESVMTLVDGKVVYAAGSFSPLAPPAIPVLPDWSPVTQVPGHYRTAPPSAATRVGVLSQAHQCCGPCGVHAHQHDVARRSSIPVSDENAFWGAFGCSCFAF, from the coding sequence ATGAGCAACAACGCTTCATTGATCATCACCAAAGGTAAATTTCACACCGTCGATCGCCAAAACCCCCTCGCGCAGGCGGTGGCCATCAAAGACGGCAAGTTTCTGGCCGTCGGCAGCGAGAGCGAAGTCATGCAGCACGCCGGGCCGGAAACGCAAATTATCGATCTGCACGGCCATACCGCCGTTCCGGGCCTCAACGATTCGCACCTGCACCTGATCCGCGGCGGCCTGAATTACAATCTGGAGCTGCGCTGGGAGGGCGTGCCGTCGCTGGCCGACGCGCTGCGCATGCTGAAGGAACAGGCATTGCGCACGCCCAGCCCGCAGTGGGTGCGGGTGGTGGGCGGCTGGACCGAATTCCAGTTCGCCGAACGCCGTATGCCGACGCTGGAAGAGATCAACCAGGCGGCGCCGGACACGCCGGTGTTTATCCTGCATCTGTACGATCGCGCGCTGCTCAACCGCGCGGCGTTGAAGGTGGTTGGCTACACCAAGGACACGCCGAACCCGCCGGGCGGCGAGATCCAGCGCGACGCCAACGGCAACCCGACCGGGATGCTGATCGCCAAGCCTAACGCCATGATCCTGTACGCCACGCTGGCGAAAGGGCCAAAGCTGCCGTTGGAACAGCAGGTCAACTCCACGCGCCAGTTCATGCGCGAGCTGAATCGCCTCGGCCTGACCAGCGCCATCGACGCCGGCGGCGGCTTCCAGAACTACCCCGAAGATTATCAGGTGATCGCCGAACTGCATGAGAAACGGCAACTGACCATTCGCATCGCCTATAACCTGTTCACCCAGCGGCCGAAGCAAGAGCTGGAAGATTTCCAGCTGTGGACCGACATGCTCAAACCCGGCCAGGGCACCGACTTCTATCGCCACAACGGCGCCGGCGAGATGCTGGTGTTCTCCGCCGCCGACTTCGAAGACTTCCTGCAGCCGCGCCCGGACCTGCCGGCGGGCACCGAAGACGAGCTGGAACGGGTGGTGCGTCATCTGGTCGAACACCGCTGGCCGTTCCGCCTGCACGCCACCTACGATGAATCCATCAGCCGCATGCTCGACGTATTCGAGAAGGTAAACCGCGATATCCCGTTCAACGGCCTGCACTGGATCTTCGACCATGCGGAGACCATTTCCGAGCGCAACATCGAGCGCGTCAAAGCCCTCGGCGGCGGCATTGCGGTACAGCACCGCATGGCGTTTCAGGGGGAATATTTTGCCGAGCGCTACGGCCTGGAAGCCACCAAACAGACGCCGCCGGTGGCGAAAATGCTGGCGGCCGATCTGCCGGTCGGGCTGGGCACCGACGCCACGCGCGTCGCCAGCTACAACCCCTGGACCGCGCTGTATTGGCTGGTTTCCGGCCGCACCGTCGGCGGCATGGCGATGTACGACGAAAGCGCCCGGCTGGACCGCGAGACCGCGCTGATGCTGTGGACTCAGGGCAGCGCCTGGTTTTCCACCGAGCAGGGCAAAAAGGGCCAGATCAAGGTTGGCCAGTTGGCCGATCTGGCGGTGCTGTCGCAGGACTACTTCAGCGTGCCGGAAGAGCAAATCAAGGGGATTGAATCGGTGATGACGCTGGTGGACGGCAAGGTGGTTTACGCCGCCGGCAGCTTCTCGCCGCTGGCGCCGCCGGCAATACCGGTGTTGCCGGACTGGTCGCCGGTCACCCAGGTGCCGGGGCATTACCGCACCGCACCGCCGTCGGCGGCGACCCGGGTGGGGGTGCTGAGCCAGGCCCATCAGTGCTGCGGCCCCTGCGGCGTGCATGCGCATCAGCACGACGTCGCTCGCCGCTCGAGCATCCCGGTCTCGGACGAGAACGCCTTCTGGGGCGCCTTCGGCTGCTCGTGCTTTGCGTTTTAA
- a CDS encoding fatty acid desaturase, which translates to MPSAKSHSHYLHPEQRSRIQQLYRRWYWRMELPTWGIMAAVYGGWFGVTQHWQTLGPWLGAPLLILLTTWYMSLQHELIHGHPTRWPRVNQLFGLLPLAVWYPYGLYRDSHIQHHRNEHLTDPHEDPESYYFSQAQWRRFPRLFPLLARVRNTLAGRVAFGPALDIAATLANALKAILGGDLRALAMWLTHLALLTLVLHWLQAQGIGAGFYLWVISYPALALTKIRSFFEHRAVEAPQARSIINEAAWPWRLLFLNLNYHLVHHDLPGLPWYGLREVYLAERDAYRQRSQGFVAQGYGEWVNAYAFTPIAVEVHPFSTLEPAERPQGEREAWAAETFIARWKRASQDFPTDLAK; encoded by the coding sequence ATGCCTTCAGCCAAAAGCCACAGCCACTATTTACACCCCGAGCAGCGCAGCCGGATCCAGCAGCTTTATCGGCGCTGGTATTGGCGGATGGAGCTGCCTACCTGGGGCATTATGGCGGCGGTGTACGGCGGCTGGTTCGGCGTTACGCAGCATTGGCAAACGCTTGGCCCCTGGCTGGGTGCGCCGCTGCTGATCCTGCTGACCACCTGGTACATGTCGCTGCAGCATGAGCTGATCCACGGCCACCCGACGCGCTGGCCGCGCGTCAATCAGCTGTTTGGCCTGCTGCCGCTGGCGGTGTGGTACCCCTACGGGCTGTACCGCGATTCGCATATTCAGCACCATCGCAACGAACATTTGACCGATCCGCATGAAGACCCCGAAAGCTATTACTTCAGCCAGGCGCAGTGGCGGCGTTTTCCCCGGCTGTTCCCGTTACTGGCCAGGGTGCGCAATACGCTGGCCGGCAGGGTGGCGTTCGGCCCGGCGCTGGATATCGCCGCGACGCTGGCCAACGCGCTGAAAGCGATCCTCGGCGGCGATCTGCGGGCTCTGGCCATGTGGCTGACGCATCTGGCGCTGCTGACGCTGGTGCTTCATTGGCTGCAGGCGCAGGGCATCGGCGCAGGATTTTATCTGTGGGTTATCAGCTACCCGGCGCTGGCGCTGACCAAGATAAGATCGTTTTTTGAGCATCGCGCCGTGGAAGCTCCGCAGGCACGTTCTATTATTAATGAGGCGGCCTGGCCCTGGCGGCTGCTGTTTCTCAATTTGAACTATCATTTAGTACATCACGACTTGCCCGGTTTGCCCTGGTACGGCTTGCGGGAGGTCTACCTGGCGGAGCGCGACGCCTACCGGCAGCGCAGCCAGGGGTTCGTGGCGCAGGGGTATGGCGAGTGGGTGAACGCCTACGCTTTTACCCCGATCGCCGTCGAAGTGCATCCGTTCAGCACCCTCGAGCCGGCCGAACGGCCGCAGGGCGAACGCGAGGCCTGGGCGGCGGAGACATTTATTGCGCGATGGAAGCGCGCTTCTCAGGATTTTCCAACCGATCTGGCCAAATAG
- a CDS encoding hydrolase yields the protein MSKFQLLDKDNSALIFIDHQPQMSFGVANIDRQQLKNNVVGLAKAGKIFNVPTLFTSVETESFSGYIWPELLAVHPEITPIERTSMNSWEDAAFVKAVEATGRKKLVISALWTEVCLTFPALMALEAGYEVYVVTDTSGGTSADAHERAIDRMVQAGAVPVTWQQVLLEYQRDWARKDTYDAVMALVREHSGAYGMGVDYAYTMVHHAQARTVK from the coding sequence ATGTCTAAGTTTCAATTACTTGATAAAGACAATTCCGCACTGATTTTTATTGACCATCAGCCGCAAATGTCTTTTGGCGTGGCTAATATTGATCGTCAGCAGCTGAAAAACAACGTCGTCGGTTTGGCGAAAGCCGGCAAGATTTTTAACGTCCCCACCCTTTTCACCTCGGTCGAAACCGAAAGCTTCAGCGGCTATATCTGGCCGGAATTGCTGGCGGTCCACCCTGAAATCACCCCGATTGAACGTACCTCGATGAACTCCTGGGAAGATGCCGCCTTCGTTAAGGCCGTTGAGGCCACCGGCCGTAAAAAGCTGGTGATTTCCGCGCTGTGGACCGAAGTGTGCCTGACCTTTCCGGCGCTGATGGCGCTGGAGGCCGGCTATGAGGTTTACGTGGTTACCGACACCTCCGGCGGTACCTCGGCCGACGCGCACGAACGCGCGATCGATCGCATGGTGCAGGCCGGTGCCGTTCCGGTGACCTGGCAGCAGGTGTTGCTGGAATACCAACGCGACTGGGCGCGCAAGGACACCTACGACGCGGTGATGGCGCTGGTGCGCGAACACAGCGGCGCTTACGGCATGGGCGTCGACTACGCTTACACCATGGTGCACCACGCCCAGGCGCGCACCGTCAAGTGA
- a CDS encoding LysR substrate-binding domain-containing protein, whose protein sequence is MRLNLEALLILDALDRHGSFAAAAAALFKTPSALSYMVQKLENDLDIRLLDRSGHRAKFTDTGKLMLDKGRVLLRAAQDLEQQARYVENGWESEITLGIDASFPFTRLLPLIEEFHQQHHHTRLRFSHEVLAGSWESLVYGCADIIIGAICEPPSRVGYAFSRLGQLDYVFVVAPQHPLAAAAEPVPKEEIRRHRAVVVRDTSRVNAPQNLNILEEQDTLTVFGFEAKLQAQLAGLGCGYLPRYLAKPHLASGSLVAKRVETERSGDVAYFGWRESAGGLAAKWWRERLQRYADDGDVYPAG, encoded by the coding sequence ATGAGATTAAACCTCGAAGCGCTGCTGATTTTGGACGCGCTGGACCGGCATGGCTCTTTTGCCGCCGCCGCCGCCGCGTTGTTTAAAACGCCGTCGGCGCTGAGCTATATGGTGCAAAAGCTGGAGAACGATCTCGACATTCGGCTGCTCGATCGTTCCGGCCATCGGGCGAAATTCACCGACACCGGCAAGCTGATGCTGGACAAAGGCCGGGTGTTGCTGCGGGCGGCGCAGGATCTGGAGCAGCAGGCGCGCTACGTGGAGAACGGTTGGGAAAGCGAGATCACGCTGGGCATCGACGCCTCTTTTCCCTTTACGCGCCTGCTGCCGTTGATTGAGGAGTTTCATCAGCAGCATCACCACACCCGCCTGCGGTTCAGTCATGAAGTGCTGGCGGGCTCCTGGGAATCGCTGGTGTACGGCTGCGCGGATATTATCATCGGCGCCATTTGTGAACCGCCGTCGCGCGTAGGCTATGCTTTTAGCAGGCTGGGGCAGTTGGATTACGTGTTCGTCGTCGCGCCTCAGCACCCGCTGGCGGCGGCGGCGGAGCCCGTGCCGAAGGAGGAGATCCGCCGGCACCGGGCGGTGGTGGTGCGCGATACCTCCCGGGTGAATGCGCCGCAAAACCTCAATATTCTGGAAGAGCAAGATACGCTGACGGTATTCGGCTTTGAGGCCAAGCTGCAGGCGCAGTTGGCCGGGTTGGGATGCGGGTATCTGCCGCGCTATTTGGCGAAACCCCACCTGGCAAGCGGCAGTCTGGTGGCTAAACGCGTCGAAACGGAACGCAGCGGAGACGTCGCCTACTTTGGCTGGCGGGAAAGCGCCGGCGGATTGGCGGCAAAATGGTGGCGCGAGCGGTTGCAGCGCTATGCAGACGACGGAGATGTTTACCCCGCGGGCTGA
- a CDS encoding MFS transporter, which translates to MSSYIAAPSALSAGKSDFSAAEAVSIRSAADVSALVNGGAAKRNNARVVVAIALGGVFLDAYDLGALAFGIKDVAREFNLTPTGTGLVASAITFGAIVGAFIGGYLTDKIGRYRVFMADMFFFVVAALACAFAPNEWVLGGARFVMGLGVGIDLPVAMAFLAEFSKLSGRGNKAARIAMWCPTWYAAISVSYLLVLLLYAVLPESHTDWLWRLILGFGAVPALAIIAIRSRYMSESPVWAANQGDLEGAAAILRRSYNVNAVVAADAERGVPAQARRASWRNYGALLQGVYLRRTILATLIAIASSFAYNAVAFGLPVILSSFLAQSMLSTILVSLALNLLFAFVGGLIAVRLVPRVGAWKMTVLGYAFQLAALLGLALIGRPADGAQAAVSIGMLALFLLGQGFGPGSHSMTFASLSYPTSLRGVGVGFNQTLMRSSSTLSLFLFPVLSAALGTGVFWVIALAPLAGLAALLAIRWEPCGYDVDAEDFQPAA; encoded by the coding sequence ATGTCCAGTTATATAGCGGCGCCCAGCGCCCTTTCTGCAGGGAAAAGCGATTTTTCGGCCGCCGAGGCGGTCAGCATTCGCAGCGCCGCCGACGTTTCGGCGCTGGTCAACGGCGGTGCCGCCAAACGCAATAATGCGCGGGTGGTGGTGGCCATCGCGCTGGGCGGAGTGTTCCTCGACGCCTACGATCTGGGCGCGCTGGCGTTCGGCATCAAGGACGTGGCGCGCGAATTCAATCTCACCCCCACCGGCACCGGCCTGGTGGCGTCGGCCATCACCTTCGGGGCGATTGTCGGCGCCTTTATCGGCGGTTATCTGACCGACAAAATCGGCCGCTACCGGGTATTTATGGCCGATATGTTCTTTTTCGTGGTCGCCGCGCTGGCCTGCGCCTTTGCGCCCAATGAGTGGGTGCTGGGCGGCGCGCGTTTTGTGATGGGCCTCGGGGTCGGCATCGATCTGCCGGTGGCGATGGCGTTTCTGGCGGAGTTTTCCAAGCTGTCCGGGCGCGGCAACAAGGCGGCGCGTATCGCCATGTGGTGCCCCACCTGGTATGCGGCGATCAGCGTCTCCTATCTGCTGGTGTTGCTGCTGTATGCGGTGCTGCCGGAGAGCCATACCGACTGGCTGTGGCGTCTGATCCTCGGTTTCGGCGCGGTGCCGGCGCTGGCGATCATCGCCATCCGCAGCCGCTATATGAGCGAATCGCCGGTGTGGGCCGCCAATCAGGGCGATCTCGAGGGCGCCGCGGCCATTTTGCGCCGCTCCTATAACGTTAACGCCGTGGTGGCGGCGGATGCCGAGCGCGGCGTACCGGCGCAGGCCCGGCGCGCTTCCTGGCGCAACTACGGCGCGTTGCTGCAAGGGGTCTATCTGCGCCGCACTATTTTGGCCACCCTTATCGCCATCGCCTCGTCGTTCGCCTATAACGCCGTGGCCTTCGGGCTGCCGGTGATCTTGTCCAGTTTCCTGGCGCAGTCGATGCTCAGCACCATTTTGGTTTCTCTGGCGCTTAACCTGTTGTTCGCCTTTGTCGGCGGTCTGATTGCGGTGCGGCTGGTGCCGAGAGTCGGCGCCTGGAAAATGACGGTGTTGGGTTATGCGTTTCAACTGGCGGCGTTGCTGGGGCTGGCGCTGATTGGCCGGCCGGCGGACGGCGCGCAAGCCGCCGTTTCCATCGGCATGCTGGCGCTGTTCCTGCTGGGGCAGGGATTCGGCCCAGGTTCGCACAGCATGACTTTCGCTTCGCTGAGCTACCCGACGTCGCTGCGCGGCGTCGGCGTCGGTTTCAACCAGACGCTGATGCGTTCAAGCTCTACTCTGTCGCTATTCCTGTTTCCGGTGCTGTCCGCCGCGCTGGGCACCGGCGTGTTTTGGGTGATCGCCCTGGCGCCGCTGGCCGGCCTGGCGGCGCTGCTGGCCATCCGCTGGGAGCCTTGCGGTTACGATGTGGACGCGGAGGATTTCCAACCGGCCGCATAA
- a CDS encoding antibiotic biosynthesis monooxygenase, translating to MAHPQHVTLVITHRLAPGQEPAYEAWLNRIMPEAAAFAGHLGVNVIRPSGEEQAYTVLVRFDSLDNLYLWINSPLRKKYIEEVTPLLLENDRIEIRPGAEFWFTPPSPSVRQPAKWKQFVITLLVIFPSTNLVPWFWGLLLPQLNGTLRGHFLNDATVVALVVFLWMPIVTRVFHQWLTRR from the coding sequence ATGGCCCACCCGCAGCACGTTACCCTGGTCATCACCCACCGCCTGGCGCCGGGCCAGGAACCGGCCTACGAGGCCTGGCTGAACCGCATCATGCCGGAGGCCGCCGCCTTCGCCGGCCACCTCGGCGTTAACGTGATCCGCCCTTCCGGCGAAGAACAGGCCTATACGGTGCTGGTGCGTTTCGACAGCCTCGATAACCTGTATCTGTGGATCAACTCGCCGCTGCGTAAAAAGTACATCGAGGAAGTGACGCCGCTGCTGCTGGAGAATGACCGCATCGAAATCCGCCCCGGCGCGGAGTTTTGGTTTACCCCGCCCAGCCCCAGCGTGCGCCAGCCCGCCAAATGGAAGCAGTTTGTCATCACCCTGCTGGTGATCTTCCCGTCCACCAACCTGGTGCCCTGGTTCTGGGGGCTGCTGCTACCGCAGCTGAACGGCACGCTGCGCGGCCATTTTCTCAATGACGCCACCGTGGTCGCGCTGGTGGTGTTCCTCTGGATGCCAATAGTGACTCGCGTTTTTCATCAATGGCTTACCCGCCGCTAG
- a CDS encoding ABC transporter permease, with product MAVNNRVLLTLFILLLLAAFGLPFLSYAPNRLLSGKSISLISLLHGPALWLLLPMAALAVLSLLAPLRRRALLTALAACALLALTFWLSGHAAGRLAQEGSPLARTSWGSGCWLMMALSLLIAADAMARITASHLWRILGNALVVLPVVALLLSHQLDTLSLLKEYHNRQEVFDAALLQHLSILLATLVPALLIGVPLGVLCFRSERWQAPIFSTLNIIQTVPSIALFGLLIAPLAGLATAVPWLAEHGVSGIGMAPAIVALVLYALLPLVRSVVAGLQSVPASVIESATGMGLTRGQIFLRVQLPLALPLFLTGVRILAVQTVGMAVVAALIGAGGFGAIVFQGLLSSALDLVLLGVIPVILMAVIVDSLFKFIVSILEVSRR from the coding sequence ATTGCTGTAAATAACCGCGTATTGCTGACACTGTTTATCCTGTTGCTGCTGGCCGCGTTTGGCCTGCCGTTTCTGAGCTATGCCCCCAACCGCCTGCTGTCGGGCAAAAGCATCTCCCTGATTTCCCTGCTGCATGGCCCGGCGCTGTGGCTGCTGTTGCCGATGGCGGCGCTGGCGGTCCTCAGCCTGTTGGCGCCGCTGCGCCGCCGTGCGCTGCTGACGGCGCTGGCCGCCTGCGCGCTATTGGCGTTGACCTTCTGGCTGAGCGGCCACGCCGCCGGGCGGCTGGCGCAGGAAGGTTCGCCGCTGGCGCGCACTTCCTGGGGCAGCGGTTGCTGGCTGATGATGGCGCTGAGCCTCTTGATCGCCGCCGACGCCATGGCGCGCATTACCGCTTCGCACCTGTGGCGCATCTTGGGCAACGCGCTGGTGGTGCTGCCGGTGGTGGCGCTGCTGCTTAGCCATCAACTCGATACGCTGTCGCTGCTGAAGGAGTATCACAACCGGCAGGAGGTGTTCGACGCCGCCCTGCTGCAACACCTGAGCATTCTGCTGGCCACGCTGGTGCCGGCGCTGCTGATCGGCGTGCCGCTCGGGGTGCTGTGCTTCCGCTCCGAACGCTGGCAAGCCCCGATTTTCTCCACGCTCAACATCATTCAGACCGTCCCGTCGATTGCGCTGTTCGGCCTGCTGATTGCGCCGCTGGCGGGGTTGGCGACGGCGGTGCCCTGGCTGGCGGAACACGGCGTCAGCGGCATCGGCATGGCGCCGGCGATCGTCGCGCTGGTGCTGTACGCCTTGCTGCCGCTGGTGCGCAGCGTGGTGGCCGGGCTACAAAGCGTGCCGGCCAGCGTGATTGAATCGGCGACCGGCATGGGCCTGACGCGCGGACAGATTTTCCTGCGGGTACAGCTGCCGCTGGCGCTGCCGCTGTTTTTGACCGGCGTGCGCATCCTGGCGGTGCAGACCGTCGGCATGGCGGTGGTGGCGGCGCTGATTGGCGCCGGCGGCTTTGGCGCCATCGTGTTCCAGGGGCTGCTCAGCAGCGCGTTGGATCTGGTGCTGCTGGGGGTGATCCCGGTGATCCTGATGGCGGTAATCGTCGATTCGCTGTTTAAATTCATTGTTTCTATTCTGGAAGTGTCACGCCGATGA
- the osmF gene encoding glycine betaine ABC transporter substrate-binding protein OsmF, whose translation MAITPLRGRLLALALAMFSIGGAAQAADSVRVGSKIDTEGSLLGNIIVQVLESNGIKTTNKLQLGTTKVLRGAIASGEIDLYPEYTGNGAFFFSDEKDPAWKNAQAGFEKVKKLDYDKNKIVWLDAAPANNTWTIAIRQDVADANHLQTLADLGKWINGGGKFKLAASAEFIERPDALPAFQSAYGFKLNQDQLLSLAGGDTAVTIKAAAEQTSGVNAAMAYGTDGPVAALGLRTLEDPKGVQPIYAPAPIIREAALKQHANIAELLKPVFASLDGPTLQKLNAQIAVEGQDAKQVAAAYLKEKGFVKG comes from the coding sequence ATGGCAATCACCCCATTACGCGGACGTTTATTGGCGCTGGCGCTGGCCATGTTCAGCATCGGCGGCGCCGCGCAGGCGGCCGATTCGGTGCGCGTCGGCTCCAAGATCGACACCGAAGGTTCGCTGCTTGGCAACATTATCGTGCAGGTGCTGGAGTCCAACGGCATCAAAACCACCAACAAACTGCAGCTCGGCACCACCAAGGTGCTGCGCGGGGCGATCGCTTCCGGCGAGATTGACCTGTATCCGGAATATACCGGCAACGGCGCGTTCTTCTTCTCCGATGAGAAAGATCCGGCATGGAAAAACGCCCAGGCCGGCTTCGAGAAGGTGAAAAAGCTCGATTACGACAAAAATAAAATCGTCTGGTTGGATGCCGCTCCGGCCAACAACACCTGGACCATCGCTATTCGCCAGGACGTGGCGGACGCCAATCATCTGCAAACGCTGGCCGATCTCGGCAAGTGGATCAACGGCGGCGGCAAATTCAAGCTGGCGGCGTCGGCGGAGTTTATCGAACGCCCGGATGCGCTGCCGGCGTTCCAGAGCGCCTACGGCTTCAAACTGAATCAGGACCAGCTGCTGTCGCTGGCGGGCGGCGATACCGCGGTGACCATTAAAGCGGCGGCGGAGCAAACCTCCGGCGTGAATGCGGCGATGGCCTACGGCACCGACGGCCCGGTGGCGGCGCTGGGCCTGCGGACGCTGGAAGATCCCAAAGGGGTGCAGCCGATTTACGCCCCGGCGCCGATTATTCGCGAAGCGGCGCTCAAGCAGCACGCCAACATCGCCGAACTGCTGAAGCCGGTGTTCGCCTCACTCGACGGCCCGACGCTGCAAAAGCTCAACGCGCAGATTGCGGTGGAGGGCCAGGACGCCAAGCAGGTGGCGGCCGCTTACCTGAAAGAGAAAGGGTTTGTTAAGGGATAG
- a CDS encoding cell envelope integrity TolA C-terminal domain-containing protein — MTIRLLAALAPLLLAGCGAATKPQPVAPHAAVQAAAGQNYPEKVRLAVTRELRLPAELKSKSCSISIHLQPDGALKDIRVLKGDPQLCAAAGEAVKKAKMPKMANPTEYLLFNAVVLDFVP; from the coding sequence ATGACTATCCGACTTTTGGCGGCGCTGGCGCCGCTGTTGTTGGCGGGATGCGGCGCGGCAACCAAGCCGCAGCCCGTTGCGCCGCATGCGGCGGTTCAGGCGGCTGCCGGGCAAAATTACCCGGAGAAAGTGCGCCTCGCGGTAACGCGCGAATTGCGTTTGCCGGCGGAGCTGAAGTCCAAAAGCTGTTCAATCAGCATTCATCTGCAGCCGGACGGCGCTTTGAAGGATATCAGGGTGCTGAAGGGGGACCCGCAACTGTGCGCGGCGGCCGGCGAGGCGGTGAAAAAAGCCAAAATGCCGAAGATGGCGAACCCGACCGAGTACCTGCTGTTTAACGCGGTGGTGCTGGATTTTGTTCCCTGA